The following is a genomic window from Citrifermentans bemidjiense Bem.
TCTTTGCCTGCGCGATGGCGTTGGACTCGGTGTCGGAATTGATCCCCCAGCCATCGAGGATCATCAAGAGCAGAGGCTTCTTAGGCATGGCTTTTCTCCCTCATTAGATTTTGTGAGACCAATTAAAAAAGGTGAAGTTGACCTTCACCCTTTTTTACATAACAACCCTTTAGCTACTCATGATGATACGGCTCGCAGTTAATGATGGTGAAGCCGCGGTAGATCTGTTCCAGCAGGAAGACCCTTACCATCTGGTGGGTGAGGGTCATGCGGGAAAGCGATATCGACTTGAAGGCCTGGCTGCGGAACTGGTCGGTGAAGCCATAGGCCCCTCCGATGGCGAAGACCAGATCCTGCGTTCCCTGGTCGCGGTTTTTGGAAAGGAAGGAGGCCAGCTCCGGGGAGGTCATCGCCTCCCCCCGCTCGTCCAGGAGCACCAGCCTTCCCCCTTTGGGGATCAGCTTCGCCAGGCGCTCGCATTCCCGCTCCCGCATCGCGGCGGCCTGCGCCCCCTTTTCCTCCCGGGCCTCCAGGATCTCGAGCGGTAGGTAGCGCCTGATCCTTCCGGCGTACTCCTCGATACCGGTCCTGACCCAGCTCTCCTGGGTCTTGCCGACCCAAAGGAGCTTCAGCCTCATGCCCCTTTATTCTCCCAAAGGTACTCCTCGGGGATCTCGATCTGGGGAGCCCTTTGCCAGAGTTCGTCCAGGTTGTAGATCTTGCGGACCTCTTCCAGGAAGAGATGCACGATGACGTCGCCGTAGTCGATGACCACCCAGCGTCCCTGCTCGTAACCTTCCATGTCTATCGGCCGGTCGAAGGGCTTCATACTCTGCTTGACCGAGTCGGCCATCGCCATCACCTGACGGTCCGAGCGCCCGGTGGCGAGCACCAGATAATCGGCGATGCTGGAGATCTTCTTGATTTCGAGCACCTTGACGTCGAGCGCCTTCTTGTCGAGAGCGAATGCCGCACACTTGATGGCACGCTCTTCGGCCGTCAAAATTTCCTTATCTTGCATCAACGTATAACCTCTGTTCCTTTATGTAGTGCTCGACGGCATCCGGAAGCAGATACCTGATCGAGCGGCCGCCTTGGACCGACAGGCGGATGTGGCTGGAGGAGATGTCCAAAAGGACCCCGTCCAGCGCGTAAACTGCGTGGCCAGAGCAGTGATTCAGCCGTTTAGCGGCCGGATCATAGCAGAACTCGCCAGCTATGGCAACAGGTAGGGCCTCGGCGAGGCTGGTGATGGTGGAACCCGGGCGCTGCACGCTGATCACGTTGCAAAGCTCGAATATCGCTTCGTATTCCCTCCAGGTGGAGATGTCGTTGAATGAGTCGGCCCCGACGATGAAGAAGAGGTCGTCGTCCGGGTACCGCGCCTTCAGCTCGCGCAGCGTGTCGATGGAGTAGGAGCGCCCGCCGCGCACCCCCTCCATGTCGGAGACCATGAAGCCCGGGTTGTCGGCCACCGCCAGGCGCACCATCTCCAGGCGGCTCGCGAAGGAGAGCTCCCCCACCAGCGGCTTGTGCGGCGGGGTAGCAGCCGGGATGAAGACGACCCGGTCCAACTGGTAGAGGTCGCGCGCCTCCTCCGCGATGCGCAGGTGGGCGTTATGGATGGGGTTGAAGGTCCCCCCCAGAATCCCCAGTCTCATCTGGCGTTTCCTTTGGTCAGGGGCGCACTTGCCCGGAGCCGTAGACGATGAACTTGGTGGTGGTCAGGTCGGTGAGCCCCATCGGCCCGAACGAGTGCAGCTTAGTGGTGGAGATGCCGATCTCCGCGCCTAGGCCCAGCTGGTTTCCGTCCGAGAAGCGGGTGGAGGCGTTGACCATGACCACGCCGGAGTTCACCTCGCGGATGAAGCGCTGGGAGTTCGCGTAGTCGCCGGTGATGATGGACTCGGTGTGCAGCGAGCTGTAGCGGTTGATGTGGTCGATGGCCGCGTCTAGGCCGTCGACGACCGCCGCCGCCAGGATCAGCTCCAGGTACTCGGCGTACCAGTCCTCCTCGGTCGCCTTCGCCGCCTTGGGGGCGAACTGCCGGAAGGTCTTGTCACCGCGAAGCTCCACCTTGAGGGAGGAAAGGGCCTCGTAGATGAAGGGGACGAAGGTCTCCGCTATGTCCTTATGGATCAGAAGCGTTTCCAGTGCGTTGCAGACGCCGGGGCGCTGGGTCTTGGCGTTGACGATGATCTCGCGCGCCATCTCGAAGTCGGCCGTGGCGTCGACGAAGATGTGGCAGACACCCTTGTAGTGCTTGATCACCGGGATTTTGGAGTTTTCCACCACGAAGCGGATCAGGCTCTCGCCACCGCGGGGGATGATGACGTCGATGAACTCCTCCTGCTTGAGCATCTCGGTCACCCCTTCGCGCTCCACGAACGGGATCAGCGAGAGGGCGGCGGCCGGGATGCCGTGCTTGGCGAGCTGCGCCTTCAGTATGGTGGCGATAGCGAGGTTGGAGTGGATCGCCTCGGAGCCGCCGCGCAGGACCACGGCGTTGCCGCTTTTGAGGCAAAGGGCGGCGGCGTCCGAGGTGACGTTCGGGCGCGACTCGTAGATAATGCCGATGACGCCGAGCGGGATGCGCATCTTTCCGACCATCAGGTCGTTGGGGCGCTTCCACATCCCCGTCACCTCGCCGACCGGGTCGGGGAGCTGCGCCACCTCGCGGATGGCGTCCGCCATTCCCTTGACCCGCGCCTCGTTCAGCATCAGGCGGTCCAGCATCGCTGCCGATAGCCCCCGTTCCTGCCCCGCCTCCAGGTCCTTCTTGTTTTCCTCTATGATGTGCGGCGCATCGTTGATGAGCGCGAGCGCCATATCCAGGAGCAGTTGGTCCTTGGCGGCAGAGGCAAGCTTCGCCATGGCGAAGGAAGCCTGCCTGGCCTCGGCGGCGATGGTGCGGATCTGTTCGGCAACTGACATTATGTAGTTCCTCCTTATTCTCCTGCAGGAGCCCACCCCTTAACCCCCTCCCCTGGCGGGAGGGGGTTAAGGGGTGGGGGTA
Proteins encoded in this region:
- a CDS encoding 23S rRNA (pseudouridine(1915)-N(3))-methyltransferase RlmH; this translates as MRLKLLWVGKTQESWVRTGIEEYAGRIRRYLPLEILEAREEKGAQAAAMRERECERLAKLIPKGGRLVLLDERGEAMTSPELASFLSKNRDQGTQDLVFAIGGAYGFTDQFRSQAFKSISLSRMTLTHQMVRVFLLEQIYRGFTIINCEPYHHE
- the rsfS gene encoding ribosome silencing factor yields the protein MQDKEILTAEERAIKCAAFALDKKALDVKVLEIKKISSIADYLVLATGRSDRQVMAMADSVKQSMKPFDRPIDMEGYEQGRWVVIDYGDVIVHLFLEEVRKIYNLDELWQRAPQIEIPEEYLWENKGA
- the nadD gene encoding nicotinate-nucleotide adenylyltransferase, with the protein product MRLGILGGTFNPIHNAHLRIAEEARDLYQLDRVVFIPAATPPHKPLVGELSFASRLEMVRLAVADNPGFMVSDMEGVRGGRSYSIDTLRELKARYPDDDLFFIVGADSFNDISTWREYEAIFELCNVISVQRPGSTITSLAEALPVAIAGEFCYDPAAKRLNHCSGHAVYALDGVLLDISSSHIRLSVQGGRSIRYLLPDAVEHYIKEQRLYVDAR
- a CDS encoding glutamate-5-semialdehyde dehydrogenase, encoding MSVAEQIRTIAAEARQASFAMAKLASAAKDQLLLDMALALINDAPHIIEENKKDLEAGQERGLSAAMLDRLMLNEARVKGMADAIREVAQLPDPVGEVTGMWKRPNDLMVGKMRIPLGVIGIIYESRPNVTSDAAALCLKSGNAVVLRGGSEAIHSNLAIATILKAQLAKHGIPAAALSLIPFVEREGVTEMLKQEEFIDVIIPRGGESLIRFVVENSKIPVIKHYKGVCHIFVDATADFEMAREIIVNAKTQRPGVCNALETLLIHKDIAETFVPFIYEALSSLKVELRGDKTFRQFAPKAAKATEEDWYAEYLELILAAAVVDGLDAAIDHINRYSSLHTESIITGDYANSQRFIREVNSGVVMVNASTRFSDGNQLGLGAEIGISTTKLHSFGPMGLTDLTTTKFIVYGSGQVRP